DNA from Rhodobacteraceae bacterium M382:
GCAATACGGCTCCGGCCTGGGTCAGGGCTGTCTGCATGTCCGGCGGTGAAAGAGGTGCCAGACGCAATGTGCGACAGCGTGATCGTATGGTCGGCAACAAACGCGAAGGTTGGTGCGATATCAACAGGATTGTGGTGCGGGCGGGTGGCTCTTCGAGCATCTTGAGCAGCGCATTGGCGGCGCTGGTATTCATGTCGTCGGCGGCGTCCACAATCACGACCCTGTGCCCACCGTCGGTGGCCGAGAGACCAAAGAAGCGATTCAGTTTGCGCACGTCGTCGACAACGATCTGGTCACGCAGTTTGCCCTTGTCGTTGGGACTGCGGGTAATCGCAGCCAGCCCGGGTTCGGCCCCCGCCAAAATGCGATGCACCACTGGATGATCGTCTGGAATCTCAAGCGATGCCGGAGGCGGCGGTGCCCCAAAGAGCCCGTCCTCTTCGACCGGTGGTGTGGCCAGCAGGAATTTGGCTATTCGCCAGGCCAGGGTCGCCTTGCCCACGCCCTGTGGCCCGGTCAGCATCCACCCGTGGTGCAGGCGCCCTGCGTTATAGGCATCCAGAAAAGCAGTTTCGGCGGGCTCCTGGCCAAACAGGCGCGCGGTTTCGCGCGGATGCGGTGCGCCGGGTGCCTGATCCGGGGCGGGGTGATCGTCGTTCATGCGCCATGACCATTGTGGATCAAAGCGTCCGCGACCGCTGCGGTGACGTCGGCCGAAACGTCCTGGATACCGCGATCCCCGTCAATCACCCGAAAACGGTCGGCAAATTCCTGGGCCAATGACAGAAAGCCCGCGCGCATCTTGTGCTGTAGTTCGACGCCAAAATCTTCGAACCGTTCTTCGGTGCCCTGACGCCCTTTGGCGCGGTTCAGCCCGGTCGAGGGCTCCATGTCGATCAAAAGGGTCAGATCAGGTTCCCGTCCGATCATCAGAACATGCAACTGATCCACCACGCGACGCAGGTTGCCGCGCGACAGGCCCTGGTACATGCGGGTGCTATCTGCAAACCGATCGCAGATTACCACCTTGCCGGCCGCCAACGCAGGTTCGATTGTGCGTTCCAGATGGTCGCGCCGCGCCGCTGTGAACAGCAGAATCTCGG
Protein-coding regions in this window:
- a CDS encoding DNA polymerase III subunit delta', translated to MNDDHPAPDQAPGAPHPRETARLFGQEPAETAFLDAYNAGRLHHGWMLTGPQGVGKATLAWRIAKFLLATPPVEEDGLFGAPPPPASLEIPDDHPVVHRILAGAEPGLAAITRSPNDKGKLRDQIVVDDVRKLNRFFGLSATDGGHRVVIVDAADDMNTSAANALLKMLEEPPARTTILLISHQPSRLLPTIRSRCRTLRLAPLSPPDMQTALTQAGAVLPDNPDALAALAAGSVGAALRVLNLGGLQIYAELIAILGSLPQLDRRRAMSLAEAAAQRNAGEKFELLLTLIDIALARLARTGAAGHPPMPQAAPGEADTLMRLAPNAHQARAWAELSAQVTARMRHGQSVNLDPAALVLDTVFKMQETASRA
- the tmk gene encoding dTMP kinase, whose amino-acid sequence is MFLTFEGIDGSGKSTQARLLADALRAQGQDVILTREPGGSPGAEEIRRLVLEGDPDRWSAETEILLFTAARRDHLERTIEPALAAGKVVICDRFADSTRMYQGLSRGNLRRVVDQLHVLMIGREPDLTLLIDMEPSTGLNRAKGRQGTEERFEDFGVELQHKMRAGFLSLAQEFADRFRVIDGDRGIQDVSADVTAAVADALIHNGHGA